Proteins encoded within one genomic window of Bacillota bacterium:
- a CDS encoding acyltransferase family protein produces MEDTLGELLNLIRGIVAGVYDDIQECNDLLEKVDLSLNKDGIDPYGVSRNYLKMLYPAMKWLYRHYFRVKAIGIENVPDEGPVMLVGNHSGGIPVDGAMTVMSMIVDHDPPRYPVGMVDRFAQKMPIVSPLLIRLGQVTGVREQAERLLNEGRVLLIFPEGIRGIGKLYKDRYNLVNFTSGFMRLALKTGAPVVPFAFIGGEEAIPTIMHARKLGNLLGAPYFPITPYILPLPLPVPCQIYFGEPMYFEGVGDNEDIEKKVESVKERVEDLIATGLKNRVEEMEQP; encoded by the coding sequence ATGGAAGACACGCTGGGTGAATTGCTAAATCTGATCAGAGGGATAGTGGCCGGCGTCTATGATGATATTCAGGAATGCAATGATTTGCTCGAGAAGGTTGATCTTTCCCTGAACAAGGATGGCATCGATCCCTACGGTGTGTCGCGCAATTACCTTAAAATGCTGTACCCCGCCATGAAATGGCTGTACAGGCACTATTTCAGGGTCAAGGCCATTGGCATAGAAAATGTTCCCGACGAGGGGCCCGTGATGCTGGTGGGGAATCATTCGGGGGGTATCCCCGTGGATGGGGCGATGACCGTGATGTCCATGATCGTTGACCATGATCCGCCGCGTTATCCCGTAGGTATGGTCGATAGGTTTGCCCAGAAGATGCCCATTGTTTCACCGCTGCTCATACGTTTGGGCCAGGTTACAGGAGTTCGTGAGCAGGCAGAACGCCTGTTGAACGAAGGCCGGGTATTGTTGATTTTCCCCGAAGGTATCCGCGGCATAGGCAAATTGTACAAAGACCGTTACAATCTGGTGAATTTCACCAGCGGCTTCATGCGCCTTGCCCTGAAAACCGGAGCCCCGGTGGTACCCTTTGCCTTTATCGGCGGGGAAGAAGCGATTCCCACCATAATGCATGCCAGGAAACTGGGGAATTTGCTGGGAGCACCCTATTTTCCCATCACGCCTTATATACTCCCTCTTCCCTTACCCGTGCCTTGCCAGATATATTTCGGGGAGCCCATGTATTTCGAGGGGGTAGGGGACAATGAAGACATTGAAAAAAAAGTGGAATCGGTAAAAGAAAGGGTCGAGGATTTGATTGCAACGGGGCTAAAGAACAGGGTGGAGGAGATGGAACAACCATGA
- a CDS encoding amidase, whose protein sequence is MSGVVKDNARVHAFRDDALGEMDATGVAECIAKGEISAAEAVDAAIARIESIDPLLNVVATRDYERARKEAQRPPKGPFGGVPTMIKDDIDVAGLPTRNGSEALQNVAPARKHSAFTRQLLAQGPIILGKSRLPEFGLIPSGEFQNEPAVHNPWNPGFSSGGSSAGSAVLVATGALPLAHGEDGGGSIRIPAACCGVVGLKVTRNRLVNAEVGRFLPVNIVYEGVLTRSVRDTAFFLAEAERYYRNTKLKPVGKVEGPGKRRLRIGMIVDSITEEPTDRETRAAVEKAAELLESLGHRVEHATIPLDEEFISDFLTYYGGLALGIAKLGPVLFGRGFDANRLNDMSKSLAKMGLARLGKLPGAALRLRRSRESYAHFFDDHDVVISPTVGTVPPPLGWLNPGVPYEELIVRVINFMNFTPPNNASGSPAISLPLGHSAGDLPIGIQLAAREGDERTLLELAFELEAAQPWRRIQDRE, encoded by the coding sequence ATGTCTGGGGTAGTTAAAGACAATGCCAGGGTGCATGCTTTCCGCGATGATGCTCTGGGCGAGATGGATGCCACGGGAGTGGCAGAATGCATTGCGAAAGGTGAAATCAGTGCTGCAGAAGCAGTGGATGCGGCAATCGCCCGCATTGAAAGTATCGATCCACTGCTGAATGTAGTGGCTACAAGGGATTACGAGCGGGCACGGAAAGAGGCTCAGCGGCCGCCGAAGGGGCCTTTCGGCGGTGTGCCCACCATGATAAAGGACGATATCGATGTGGCTGGATTGCCTACCCGGAACGGCTCCGAGGCGCTGCAAAACGTGGCACCTGCCAGGAAACACAGTGCTTTCACCCGCCAGTTGCTGGCTCAGGGCCCTATCATCCTGGGCAAGAGCCGCCTGCCCGAGTTCGGGCTCATACCTTCAGGAGAATTCCAGAACGAACCGGCGGTGCACAATCCCTGGAATCCCGGTTTTTCTTCCGGAGGCTCCTCGGCCGGCTCTGCCGTACTGGTGGCCACGGGGGCTTTACCCCTGGCTCACGGCGAGGACGGCGGTGGTTCCATACGCATTCCTGCCGCCTGCTGTGGTGTGGTGGGCTTGAAAGTAACTCGCAATCGCCTGGTGAATGCCGAGGTCGGGCGCTTCCTGCCCGTGAATATCGTATACGAAGGGGTGCTCACGCGCAGCGTGCGCGACACGGCTTTCTTCCTCGCGGAGGCGGAGCGTTACTACCGCAACACCAAGCTGAAGCCTGTGGGGAAAGTGGAAGGCCCGGGCAAGCGGCGCCTGCGTATCGGTATGATCGTTGATTCCATCACCGAAGAGCCCACGGACAGGGAAACCCGCGCTGCCGTGGAAAAGGCAGCAGAACTGCTGGAGAGTCTCGGCCACCGCGTGGAGCATGCTACCATCCCCCTGGATGAGGAATTCATTTCCGATTTCCTGACCTATTACGGGGGGTTGGCTCTCGGTATCGCAAAGCTGGGGCCTGTACTCTTCGGGCGGGGATTCGATGCCAACCGTCTGAATGATATGTCGAAGAGCCTTGCGAAAATGGGGCTTGCTCGCTTGGGTAAATTACCCGGCGCTGCGCTTCGTCTGCGGCGCTCCCGTGAGAGCTATGCCCACTTTTTTGATGATCATGACGTGGTGATATCACCTACCGTCGGCACTGTGCCACCGCCCCTGGGGTGGTTGAATCCCGGTGTCCCTTACGAGGAACTGATCGTGCGCGTCATCAATTTCATGAATTTCACTCCGCCCAACAATGCTTCGGGTTCGCCGGCCATCTCGCTGCCCCTGGGGCATTCGGCAGGCGATCTGCCTATCGGTATCCAGCTGGCGGCCAGGGAGGGCGACGAACGTACTTTGCTTGAACTTGCCTTCGAGCTCGAGGCGGCACAGCCCTGGCGTCGTATCCAGGACCGGGAATAA
- a CDS encoding DUF2752 domain-containing protein, with protein sequence MQESKFTLFLFLSQIFPICIFKNLAGIECPGCGILPSDEPRIISRASAYCDILIQDADQTP encoded by the coding sequence TTGCAGGAATCAAAATTTACCCTATTTCTTTTTTTGAGTCAAATATTTCCCATCTGTATATTCAAGAACCTTGCCGGGATCGAATGCCCCGGCTGCGGCATTTTACCCTCTGACGAACCGAGGATTATTTCCCGGGCAAGCGCATATTGCGACATCTTGATACAAGATGCTGATCAAACCCCGTAA
- a CDS encoding NAD-dependent epimerase/dehydratase family protein — protein sequence MKALIVGISTAVGRRLAEKMLNQGYDVLGLDVRSWPDVPEGIEITRADIRRRSAEEVFRTGRPDTVIYIASAARSSQDYDRRYRVNLESTRAVFEYSNNYNAKQVVFVSNHMVYGAAPDTSMYCSEDDPPFGGLTFPRLNDLFMADLYASQALWRYPDLDIILLRMVYTLGPSRRGVLSRFLKGPGVPTVLGFDPLFQFMHEDDHTRAIMTAMEAELHGVYNIAGPQPLPLSALIDRAGKIAIPIPQRWYPSFLERFGYSRIFANSINHIKYSVIIDDKKFRQATGFMHQHDENQTLKAFRYGV from the coding sequence ATGAAAGCGCTGATTGTCGGGATTTCCACGGCCGTGGGCCGCAGGCTTGCGGAAAAAATGTTGAACCAGGGTTATGATGTTCTTGGCCTGGATGTCCGGTCCTGGCCAGACGTTCCGGAAGGGATAGAAATCACCCGTGCCGATATACGCAGAAGGTCGGCGGAAGAAGTATTCCGTACCGGTCGTCCGGATACTGTAATATACATTGCCTCGGCAGCCAGATCCTCCCAGGATTATGACCGGAGATACAGGGTCAATCTGGAAAGCACCCGGGCTGTTTTTGAATACAGCAACAATTACAATGCGAAGCAGGTTGTTTTTGTCAGCAATCATATGGTTTATGGTGCTGCACCCGATACATCCATGTACTGTAGCGAGGATGACCCTCCCTTCGGTGGACTTACCTTTCCCAGATTGAATGATCTTTTTATGGCCGATCTTTATGCTTCGCAAGCTTTGTGGCGTTATCCGGACCTCGATATCATTCTGCTGCGTATGGTATATACGCTTGGCCCCTCACGAAGGGGGGTATTATCGCGATTTTTGAAGGGGCCGGGTGTGCCGACCGTACTGGGTTTCGATCCGCTGTTCCAGTTCATGCATGAGGATGACCACACCCGCGCTATCATGACAGCCATGGAGGCAGAACTGCACGGGGTTTACAACATAGCGGGGCCACAACCGCTACCCCTTTCGGCCCTGATTGACAGGGCCGGAAAAATAGCAATACCCATTCCCCAGAGGTGGTATCCCTCGTTCCTGGAACGCTTTGGATATTCCAGGATATTTGCCAATTCAATCAATCATATCAAATATTCGGTCATCATCGACGACAAGAAATTCAGGCAGGCAACCGGGTTCATGCATCAACATGACGAGAACCAGACCTTGAAAGCCTTTCGTTACGGGGTTTGA
- a CDS encoding KamA family radical SAM protein, producing the protein MAVWSELLKESVASVEELEKEFHLPPEQKERLMLVCARHPMRVTRYYLDLIDWSDEGDPVRKLCIPDEQELNEAGEYDTSGESYNTKIPGLQHKYGPTALVLSTNICYAYCRHCFRKRMVGYSEDEINRRMEDAVEYIREHEEIKNVLISGGDPFTLSNEVIEDYLRRLGAIEHLKFIRFGSRVPVVFPQRIYLDQEFLTILKNYGQTREIVVVTQFNHPRELTEEAKRAISALKQSGSTLRNQGVLLQGVNDDPDTLVELLDGLVACGVHPYYIFQCRPVKHCKHFQVPLARGIEILTRARKRLNGIAKGFRYAMAHVEGKIEVVGKTDTQFVFRRHQSKNVDESDALFLRPIDDEANWLDADLQPMK; encoded by the coding sequence ATGGCTGTTTGGAGTGAATTGCTGAAAGAAAGTGTGGCCAGTGTGGAAGAATTGGAAAAGGAATTTCATCTTCCGCCTGAACAGAAAGAAAGGTTGATGTTGGTCTGTGCACGGCATCCCATGCGGGTGACAAGATATTACCTGGACCTGATCGATTGGTCGGACGAGGGCGATCCTGTTAGAAAACTATGTATTCCCGATGAACAGGAACTGAATGAAGCGGGGGAATACGACACCAGCGGAGAAAGTTACAACACCAAAATACCCGGGTTGCAACACAAGTACGGGCCCACGGCGTTGGTATTGTCCACAAATATTTGTTACGCCTATTGCCGCCATTGTTTCCGCAAAAGAATGGTGGGATATTCGGAAGATGAGATTAACAGAAGAATGGAAGATGCGGTTGAGTATATCCGCGAACATGAAGAAATAAAAAACGTACTCATTTCCGGCGGCGATCCCTTTACCTTGAGTAACGAGGTTATTGAAGATTATCTGCGTCGTCTGGGTGCTATTGAACATTTGAAATTCATCCGATTTGGTTCCAGGGTTCCCGTGGTTTTTCCCCAGCGCATATACCTCGATCAAGAATTTCTGACCATTCTCAAGAATTACGGCCAGACCAGGGAAATAGTAGTTGTCACCCAGTTCAATCACCCCCGGGAATTGACGGAAGAAGCGAAAAGGGCTATTTCTGCACTGAAACAAAGTGGCAGTACCCTCAGAAATCAAGGGGTATTGCTGCAAGGTGTCAATGACGATCCGGATACACTGGTGGAACTTCTGGATGGCCTGGTGGCTTGCGGTGTGCATCCCTATTACATTTTTCAATGCCGACCCGTCAAACATTGCAAACACTTCCAGGTGCCCCTGGCCAGAGGAATTGAAATATTGACACGGGCTCGTAAAAGACTGAATGGTATCGCCAAAGGTTTCCGTTACGCGATGGCCCATGTGGAAGGCAAGATCGAGGTGGTGGGCAAAACCGACACACAATTTGTATTCAGGCGTCATCAGAGCAAGAACGTGGATGAATCTGATGCGCTGTTCCTGCGGCCCATTGATGACGAGGCCAACTGGCTTGATGCTGACCTGCAGCCCATGAAATAA